The Candidatus Omnitrophota bacterium genome has a window encoding:
- a CDS encoding ATP-binding cassette domain-containing protein, which yields MKLLIKAENLWLENSRSVVFKNVHAEIKQKDFVWLEGAGGSGKSLLMRTLAGRLKPSKGRLLSYTAVPLCTPQAALLENESVKNNIKALSREKEDAAFTLAELMKNMRLFDLRNIPAKSLSGNQRQMLRLATFLALEDAILLFDDPLAALDNENRIRFIQAAEKKHALGTAMLISSTLPCPAACPAGTRHLLLKDGKLSEE from the coding sequence ATGAAACTACTCATTAAAGCTGAAAATCTATGGCTTGAAAACAGCCGCTCGGTTGTTTTCAAAAATGTGCATGCGGAAATAAAGCAGAAGGATTTTGTCTGGCTGGAAGGCGCGGGCGGGTCCGGAAAAAGCCTGCTTATGCGCACACTCGCCGGGAGACTGAAACCGTCCAAAGGGCGGCTGCTTTCCTACACCGCAGTCCCCCTGTGCACACCTCAGGCCGCTCTCCTTGAGAACGAAAGCGTAAAAAACAACATTAAAGCCCTCTCGCGGGAAAAAGAGGACGCGGCCTTTACCCTGGCGGAACTTATGAAAAACATGCGCCTTTTCGATTTGAGAAATATACCCGCGAAAAGTCTCTCAGGAAACCAGCGGCAGATGCTGAGGCTGGCGACTTTTCTCGCGCTTGAAGATGCAATACTCTTATTTGATGATCCTCTCGCCGCGCTTGACAATGAAAACCGCATACGTTTCATCCAGGCCGCCGAAAAAAAACACGCCCTGGGCACGGCAATGCTGATTTCAAGCACTCTCCCGTGCCCTGCCGCCTGCCCGGCCGGCACAAGGCATCTGCTCCTTAAAGATGGAAAACTCAGCGAGGAATAA
- a CDS encoding peptidoglycan DD-metalloendopeptidase family protein encodes MAVIIILSVAATAAELDSKINKIEQDILRSNSEFLSITDEIDKLSGQIDELTEKKQTTAIKIDMLTANIQQLTSKINKLNADYQARRDDLNSLIAELEQTGALGRKSRIFADENAAVIKKLCVSDNGGEILLMHDFEEGSKSRIKSFLLGDLVEKVTAFARSCSVKQRKLASEKQTVEKKIEELEVALGEFTAKVASSKKIQSSYKQSLDKIRQEQTELGKELEEKEKSKKEIDRLLETFMRKKKDLLIEKERERELEALRGTMPWPVEGAIISPFGKQKHPILDTYIVNRGIKIEASTECVRSVRDGEVSFAGYFKGYGKTVIIEHGGGFYTVTSGFSEIDVKKGDSVKTSSIIGSVLRGETMYFEIRRGGTPDDPGLWLLKNY; translated from the coding sequence TTGGCCGTGATAATTATTCTGTCCGTCGCTGCGACTGCGGCGGAACTGGACTCAAAAATAAATAAAATCGAACAGGACATCCTCCGCAGCAACAGTGAATTCTTAAGCATAACGGATGAAATAGACAAACTGTCCGGTCAAATCGACGAACTTACCGAAAAAAAACAGACCACGGCGATCAAAATAGACATGCTGACAGCGAATATTCAGCAACTCACTTCAAAGATAAATAAACTGAACGCCGACTATCAGGCCCGCAGGGACGATCTTAATTCCCTGATTGCCGAACTCGAACAGACAGGGGCGCTGGGCAGAAAAAGCAGGATTTTTGCCGATGAAAACGCCGCGGTCATAAAAAAACTATGCGTTTCGGACAACGGGGGGGAAATCCTTCTCATGCATGATTTTGAGGAAGGCAGCAAGTCAAGGATAAAGTCGTTCCTGCTGGGTGATCTGGTAGAAAAAGTAACCGCTTTCGCACGGAGCTGCTCCGTAAAACAGCGAAAACTCGCCTCGGAGAAACAGACTGTGGAAAAAAAAATAGAGGAGCTTGAAGTGGCTCTCGGCGAATTCACGGCGAAAGTGGCGTCCAGTAAAAAAATACAATCCAGCTATAAACAGTCTCTGGACAAGATCCGCCAAGAGCAAACGGAACTCGGCAAAGAGCTTGAAGAAAAAGAAAAGAGCAAAAAAGAAATAGACCGCCTTCTTGAAACTTTTATGAGGAAGAAAAAAGATCTTCTGATTGAAAAAGAAAGAGAGCGGGAGCTGGAAGCGCTGCGGGGAACAATGCCCTGGCCGGTTGAGGGCGCCATAATCAGCCCCTTCGGAAAACAGAAGCATCCCATTCTTGATACCTATATAGTGAACAGGGGTATCAAAATAGAAGCGTCCACCGAATGCGTGCGGAGCGTCAGGGACGGCGAGGTTTCTTTCGCCGGATACTTCAAGGGTTACGGAAAAACTGTTATTATAGAACACGGCGGCGGATTTTATACCGTAACGTCCGGATTTAGCGAGATAGATGTGAAAAAAGGCGACAGCGTAAAAACATCCTCTATTATAGGAAGCGTTTTACGCGGAGAAACAATGTATTTTGAAATACGGCGGGGCGGCACACCGGATGATCCGGGCCTTTGGCTGCTCAAAAATTATTAA
- a CDS encoding S41 family peptidase has translation MRKIPALMLAFFIGAVAWGASKTDYEDMRLFNDVLSLIENNYVEEKGTSELLEGAINGMIKKLDPFSQFMKPEAAKLMKSETQGFFGGLGIKITIRDKWLTVITPMPGTPAFRQGILPGDKIIQIDGESTEDIDVMGAVTKLRGKPGTKVTITIARDKETQDVTITREEIKIESVPKAKSQMLNDGIAYIQVTEFNEKTPDDFAAFYNGFEKSGMRSLILDLRNNPGGLLTSAVEVSKHFLEKDQMVVYTKGRKKNSDLKFYAEKTLHKKIPLVVLINHGSASGSEIVAGAVKDWGRGVLLGEKTFGKGSVQSLINLSDGSELRLTTAKYYTPKGICIHETGIEPDISVTLSREESIKLMQQSEKIYGLSEEDKAKKEKEHISDRQLERAKEILFAEMKFSGNLTPPEVSKN, from the coding sequence ATGAGAAAAATTCCAGCTTTGATGCTCGCGTTTTTTATCGGTGCGGTGGCATGGGGTGCGTCCAAAACAGATTACGAGGATATGCGGCTGTTTAACGATGTGCTGTCTCTCATAGAAAATAATTATGTGGAGGAAAAAGGGACTTCCGAACTGCTCGAGGGAGCCATAAACGGCATGATAAAAAAACTCGACCCGTTTTCGCAGTTCATGAAACCCGAAGCCGCGAAGCTTATGAAAAGCGAAACCCAGGGTTTTTTCGGGGGACTCGGCATAAAGATCACCATACGCGACAAATGGCTCACGGTCATCACCCCCATGCCCGGCACTCCCGCCTTCCGGCAGGGGATACTCCCCGGCGATAAAATAATACAGATAGACGGGGAGAGCACGGAAGACATAGATGTGATGGGGGCCGTGACAAAACTGCGCGGCAAACCCGGCACAAAAGTGACGATCACCATAGCGCGGGACAAAGAGACGCAGGATGTGACGATCACACGCGAAGAGATAAAAATAGAGAGCGTTCCTAAAGCCAAATCCCAAATGCTGAACGACGGAATAGCTTATATCCAGGTGACGGAATTCAATGAAAAAACTCCTGACGACTTCGCCGCGTTTTATAACGGCTTTGAAAAATCCGGCATGCGCTCGCTCATACTGGACCTCAGGAACAACCCGGGGGGGCTACTCACATCAGCGGTGGAAGTGTCAAAACATTTCCTGGAAAAAGACCAGATGGTTGTTTACACAAAAGGCCGCAAAAAAAATTCGGACCTGAAATTTTATGCGGAAAAAACCCTCCACAAAAAAATACCCCTGGTGGTGCTGATAAATCACGGTTCAGCCTCAGGATCAGAAATTGTGGCAGGCGCAGTGAAAGACTGGGGCAGAGGCGTCCTGCTGGGAGAGAAAACTTTCGGAAAAGGCTCGGTACAGAGTCTGATAAACCTCTCGGACGGTTCCGAGCTTCGCCTGACGACGGCTAAGTATTACACCCCTAAAGGCATCTGTATACATGAAACGGGCATTGAGCCCGACATAAGCGTGACACTTTCAAGAGAAGAGAGTATAAAACTGATGCAGCAGTCGGAAAAAATCTACGGCTTATCCGAAGAAGATAAAGCAAAAAAAGAAAAAGAACACATATCCGACCGGCAGCTTGAGCGCGCCAAAGAAATACTTTTCGCGGAAATGAAATTCTCGGGGAATTTAACGCCTCCGGAAGTTTCTAAAAATTAA
- a CDS encoding divergent polysaccharide deacetylase family protein — MAKRKKRTRLLPVLFLSAAAAAAWLLLLQTENRVDDCLKIEQNINSVLLTAGVPEKNVTSWWEEKKKNRVEWLKINKKILIRKPLWGLFSADNLLQNVENRRKYALSVKDEDDHLSREIKILRDGNIYCLITLRGEKAGPSLCIIIDDCGGSKKQLTSFTQLNLPLTYAILPYQRYSRVIAQSLARSGSDTLLHMPMEPHKADMKALGKGALSAEMTGDEIIKKITAALGCVPGVKGMNNHMGSLFTENREKMKIVMTLLKKEGLFFLDSATSPKSVCRETASLSGVKCLRNNIFLDNIDSAGEVKKRLLEAASIARKNGSAIAIGHATRRHTADAIKEISRELKDVEIVPLSRLMDNI; from the coding sequence ATGGCAAAACGCAAAAAGAGAACCCGGCTGCTGCCTGTGCTTTTTTTATCCGCCGCCGCGGCGGCGGCATGGTTACTGCTCCTGCAAACAGAAAACCGTGTTGATGACTGCCTTAAAATAGAACAAAACATCAACAGCGTCCTTTTAACAGCCGGCGTACCGGAGAAAAACGTCACTTCCTGGTGGGAGGAAAAGAAAAAAAACCGGGTGGAGTGGCTTAAAATAAACAAAAAAATACTCATCAGAAAACCCCTGTGGGGGCTTTTCAGCGCCGACAATCTTTTACAAAATGTGGAGAACCGCCGCAAATACGCCCTCTCCGTCAAAGACGAGGATGACCACCTGTCGCGGGAGATCAAAATCCTCCGGGACGGAAATATTTATTGCCTTATAACTCTGCGCGGCGAAAAAGCCGGGCCGTCACTATGCATAATAATAGACGACTGCGGCGGCAGCAAAAAACAGCTCACCTCTTTCACGCAACTCAACCTTCCTTTAACATACGCCATCCTGCCTTATCAGAGATACAGCCGCGTGATAGCCCAGTCACTGGCAAGGAGCGGGTCTGACACCCTGCTTCATATGCCGATGGAACCGCATAAAGCTGATATGAAAGCTCTCGGCAAAGGCGCTTTAAGCGCGGAAATGACAGGGGATGAAATCATAAAAAAAATCACAGCGGCGCTGGGCTGCGTGCCCGGCGTAAAGGGCATGAACAATCATATGGGCTCACTGTTTACGGAAAACAGGGAAAAAATGAAAATCGTTATGACTCTTTTAAAAAAAGAGGGTCTGTTTTTTCTGGATTCGGCCACCTCGCCGAAGAGTGTCTGCCGGGAAACGGCATCTCTGTCCGGGGTTAAATGCCTGCGGAACAATATTTTCCTTGACAACATAGATTCCGCCGGGGAAGTGAAGAAACGGCTGCTGGAAGCGGCCTCGATCGCCCGTAAAAACGGCAGCGCCATTGCGATCGGCCACGCCACCCGCAGGCACACCGCGGACGCGATAAAAGAAATATCCAGGGAACTCAAAGACGTGGAAATAGTGCCGCTTTCCAGACTCATGGATAATATCTGA
- the tsaD gene encoding tRNA (adenosine(37)-N6)-threonylcarbamoyltransferase complex transferase subunit TsaD: protein MSEMLVLGIETSCDETACAIVKDGKKICSEVVASQIPYHRRFGGVVPELASRKHLEAINAVVEETLFKSGFDMEHIDRLAVTVGPGLAGSLLVGITAARTLAALYDKPVFGVNHILAHLSVNFLTANISLPYIGLTASGGHCDLVFAKTHDEFEMLARTRDDAPGEAFDKTAKMLGFPYPGGAEIEKLAKGGNERAVKFPVPRFKDGSEDFSFSGIKTFVKNLIQETAKEKLPDLAASFQNSVASVFSGKIIAAAKRKLCQRVLVAGGVMANSYIISRLEEECAKNSIQLFYPEARFCTDNAVMIACRGFWQNKSLPLTPAPDLKI, encoded by the coding sequence ATATCTGAAATGCTTGTGCTCGGAATTGAAACTTCCTGCGATGAAACGGCCTGCGCGATCGTAAAAGACGGTAAGAAGATATGCTCCGAAGTGGTCGCCTCTCAGATACCTTATCACCGCAGGTTCGGGGGTGTCGTGCCGGAACTGGCTTCAAGAAAACATCTTGAAGCGATAAACGCTGTTGTTGAGGAAACCCTGTTTAAGAGCGGCTTCGATATGGAGCATATAGACAGATTGGCCGTCACCGTAGGGCCGGGCCTGGCGGGAAGCCTGCTGGTGGGAATCACAGCGGCCCGTACGCTGGCGGCGTTATACGACAAGCCCGTTTTCGGGGTCAATCACATACTCGCTCATCTGTCGGTTAATTTTCTCACAGCCAACATAAGCCTGCCCTATATAGGGCTGACCGCTTCCGGCGGGCACTGCGATCTCGTCTTTGCCAAAACCCATGATGAATTCGAAATGCTCGCCCGCACAAGAGACGACGCGCCGGGCGAGGCTTTTGACAAAACGGCTAAAATGCTCGGGTTCCCCTATCCCGGCGGCGCGGAGATAGAAAAACTCGCAAAAGGGGGAAATGAGCGGGCCGTGAAATTCCCCGTACCGCGTTTTAAAGACGGTTCTGAAGATTTTTCTTTTTCCGGCATAAAAACTTTTGTTAAAAACCTGATCCAGGAAACCGCTAAAGAAAAACTTCCGGATCTGGCGGCATCTTTCCAGAACAGCGTGGCCTCTGTCTTCTCCGGTAAGATCATTGCCGCCGCCAAAAGAAAACTCTGCCAGCGCGTGCTTGTGGCAGGCGGCGTTATGGCCAATAGCTACATAATCTCGCGGCTCGAGGAAGAATGCGCGAAAAATTCCATACAGCTCTTTTATCCTGAAGCCAGGTTCTGCACCGACAACGCGGTCATGATAGCCTGCAGA